A window of the Deltaproteobacteria bacterium genome harbors these coding sequences:
- a CDS encoding amidohydrolase, producing MTHERLISADSHVNPPKELWTRNAPAKLSDRAPRVESTPQGDFWIVDSQISGAIGLDASAGRKPEEFKAFGLTYKDMRPGSYDPRARLADMDTDGVEAEVLYFGGPVTHINVDRELRMYVVRTYNDWMVELSQAAPNRLVGLAHVPLVDLDDGMAELARVAKLGLRGFHVDPFPDERGGKPFWDHAYEPFWSLVEETGLPMSFHIVGPRKQNVAETFMNPTPGVKETFIAIAPMSICEVVSTLVFTGVLERHPKLHFVLVECGIGWIPYFVERMDQTFEKHRFWTKSIITEKPSTYWYRQGHATFIRDLAGVAARHRAGLRNIMWSTDYPHSDSTWPHSREALAEHFQDVPADERALIAGGNAAALYHLD from the coding sequence ATGACCCACGAGCGCCTGATCTCGGCCGACTCGCACGTCAACCCGCCGAAGGAGCTCTGGACGCGGAACGCCCCGGCCAAGCTGAGCGACCGCGCGCCGCGCGTCGAGTCGACGCCGCAGGGCGACTTCTGGATCGTGGACTCCCAGATCTCGGGCGCGATCGGGCTCGACGCGTCGGCCGGCCGCAAGCCGGAGGAGTTCAAGGCGTTCGGCCTCACCTACAAGGACATGCGACCCGGCTCCTACGATCCCCGGGCGCGGCTCGCCGACATGGACACCGACGGGGTCGAGGCGGAGGTGCTCTACTTCGGCGGCCCGGTGACGCACATCAACGTCGACCGCGAGCTCCGCATGTACGTCGTCCGCACGTACAACGACTGGATGGTGGAGCTCTCCCAGGCGGCCCCGAACCGCCTCGTCGGCCTCGCGCACGTCCCGCTCGTCGACCTCGACGACGGGATGGCCGAGCTCGCCCGCGTCGCCAAGCTCGGGCTGCGCGGCTTCCACGTCGACCCGTTCCCCGACGAGCGGGGCGGCAAGCCCTTCTGGGACCACGCCTACGAGCCGTTCTGGTCGCTCGTCGAGGAGACGGGCCTGCCGATGAGCTTCCACATCGTCGGGCCGCGCAAGCAGAACGTCGCCGAGACCTTCATGAACCCGACGCCCGGCGTGAAGGAGACCTTCATCGCCATCGCGCCGATGTCGATCTGCGAGGTCGTCTCGACCCTCGTCTTCACCGGCGTCCTCGAGCGCCACCCGAAGCTCCACTTCGTGCTCGTCGAGTGCGGCATCGGCTGGATCCCCTACTTCGTCGAGCGCATGGATCAGACCTTCGAGAAGCACCGCTTCTGGACGAAGTCGATCATCACCGAGAAACCGAGCACGTACTGGTACCGGCAGGGGCACGCCACCTTCATCCGCGACCTCGCGGGGGTGGCGGCGCGGCACAGGGCGGGGCTCCGCAACATCATGTGGTCGACCGACTACCCGCACAGCGACTCGACGTGGCCGCATTCGCGCGAGGCGCTGGCGGAGCATTTCCAAGACGTGCCGGCAGACGAGCGGGCGCTCATCGCCGGTGGGAACGCCGCCGCGCTCTACCACCTCGACTGA
- a CDS encoding CoA transferase: protein MPGPLAHLSVVDLTDLRGALAGRLLADLGADVVKVEPPGGDPDRLRPPFVGGVPGKDRSLPFLYRNANKRGVMLDLHDAGGWRRFLGLCEGADILIENLGPDAARRHGLAPTEIHERHPHLVHLAIADFGLTGPRSGWRLEALPAFAAAGALQASGFPDRPPCWLPGHVAHDCAAVFAAIGALAALLDRAHHGEGQTVEVSVQEAALNGLNPWSIPLADYARVYPMVNASPSRNADGAYHVLRTADGYVRVLPGTPRHWRAFLTLVRNPEALAGPEWEVPIFRLANGDVIRLVAADAFADRSRREVLAEARALGLPIAPVNRPEDFVAEEQTRTRGYFRATGFAHLGAAPFAPAPFNFSRTPVAISRPAPGPGEDDRRGFPARAAEPPAGSAAGPPLAGMRVINLGVGAVVPEVCWLLGELGAEVVKIESRANVDFLRRVTIEPDTPNRAWTFNDENRGQESVCLDLATVRGRELALRLCAAADVVAENNRGGVVGCWGLDYEDVRRLRPDVVYLCSQGYGRGGPLGEVPAFGPLNSAFAGANWLWNHPDAPYPAGSSLNHPDHIASKLAVVAVLAALEHRRRTGEGQRIEMAQTEAAAFLLGEFYLAGPCEAGAPRPQGNAVDWAVPHGVYPSAGDDRWVAIAAVGDAAWEALVRCLGWTPEPRLATLDGRRAAREEIDSRLTEWTRGRTAEEAAAALQAAGVSAMPVQNADDHRADPHLAARRALVTVEHPEIGPERHSGNPIRMSCTALVPAGASPCLGAHTEKVLTRVLGLTREEVARLGDAGVCR, encoded by the coding sequence GCGGCGACCCCGACCGGCTGAGACCGCCCTTCGTGGGAGGCGTGCCGGGGAAGGACCGGTCGCTCCCCTTCCTCTACCGCAACGCCAACAAGCGCGGCGTGATGCTCGACCTGCACGACGCCGGCGGCTGGCGCCGCTTCCTTGGCCTCTGCGAGGGCGCGGACATCCTGATCGAGAACCTGGGGCCCGACGCTGCGCGCCGCCATGGCCTCGCGCCCACCGAGATCCACGAGCGCCACCCGCACCTGGTGCACCTTGCCATCGCCGATTTCGGCCTCACCGGCCCGCGCAGCGGCTGGCGGCTCGAGGCCCTCCCCGCCTTCGCCGCCGCCGGCGCGCTCCAGGCATCGGGTTTTCCCGACCGGCCGCCGTGCTGGCTGCCCGGCCACGTCGCGCACGACTGCGCGGCGGTGTTCGCGGCCATCGGCGCGCTCGCCGCGCTCCTCGACCGCGCGCACCACGGCGAGGGGCAGACGGTCGAGGTCTCCGTGCAGGAGGCGGCGCTCAACGGCCTCAACCCCTGGTCGATCCCGCTCGCCGACTACGCCCGCGTCTACCCGATGGTGAACGCGTCGCCGTCGCGCAACGCCGACGGCGCCTATCACGTGCTGCGCACCGCAGACGGCTACGTGCGCGTCCTGCCGGGCACGCCCCGGCACTGGCGGGCCTTCCTGACGCTCGTCCGTAACCCGGAGGCGCTCGCGGGCCCCGAGTGGGAGGTGCCGATCTTCCGGCTCGCCAACGGCGACGTGATCCGCCTCGTCGCCGCCGACGCGTTCGCCGATCGGTCTCGCCGCGAGGTCCTGGCCGAGGCGCGCGCCCTCGGGCTCCCCATCGCCCCGGTGAATCGGCCCGAGGACTTCGTCGCCGAGGAGCAGACGCGCACGCGTGGCTACTTCCGCGCGACGGGATTCGCTCACCTCGGCGCCGCGCCCTTCGCGCCGGCCCCGTTCAACTTCTCCCGCACCCCGGTCGCGATTTCCCGGCCCGCGCCCGGGCCCGGGGAAGATGACCGGCGCGGCTTCCCCGCGCGCGCCGCGGAGCCGCCGGCCGGCAGCGCGGCAGGGCCGCCCCTCGCGGGCATGCGGGTCATCAACCTGGGCGTCGGGGCGGTCGTGCCCGAGGTGTGCTGGCTCCTCGGCGAGCTCGGCGCCGAGGTCGTGAAGATCGAGTCGCGGGCGAACGTCGACTTCCTGCGCCGCGTGACCATCGAGCCCGACACGCCGAACCGCGCCTGGACCTTCAACGACGAGAACCGCGGGCAAGAGAGCGTCTGCCTCGATCTGGCGACGGTGCGCGGCCGCGAGCTCGCGCTCCGGCTCTGCGCGGCGGCCGATGTGGTGGCCGAGAACAACCGCGGCGGCGTCGTCGGCTGCTGGGGCCTCGACTACGAGGACGTGCGGCGCCTGCGCCCCGACGTCGTCTACCTCTGCTCGCAGGGCTACGGCCGCGGCGGTCCGCTCGGCGAGGTGCCCGCCTTCGGGCCCCTCAACTCCGCCTTCGCGGGCGCCAACTGGCTCTGGAACCATCCCGATGCGCCGTACCCCGCGGGCTCCTCGCTCAATCACCCCGATCACATCGCGAGCAAGCTCGCCGTCGTGGCCGTGCTGGCGGCGCTCGAGCACCGCCGGCGCACGGGCGAGGGGCAGCGGATCGAGATGGCGCAGACCGAGGCGGCGGCCTTTCTGCTCGGCGAGTTCTATCTCGCCGGCCCGTGCGAGGCGGGCGCTCCGCGGCCGCAGGGCAACGCCGTCGACTGGGCCGTGCCGCACGGCGTGTACCCGTCGGCCGGCGACGACCGCTGGGTGGCGATCGCCGCCGTCGGCGACGCGGCCTGGGAGGCGCTCGTCCGCTGCCTCGGCTGGACGCCCGAGCCGCGCCTCGCGACCCTCGACGGCCGCCGCGCCGCCCGGGAGGAGATCGACTCCCGGCTGACCGAGTGGACGCGTGGGCGGACGGCGGAGGAGGCGGCGGCCGCGCTGCAAGCCGCCGGCGTCTCGGCGATGCCGGTGCAGAACGCGGACGACCACCGCGCCGACCCGCATCTCGCCGCGCGCCGCGCGCTGGTGACGGTCGAGCACCCGGAGATCGGACCGGAACGGCACAGCGGCAACCCGATCCGCATGAGCTGCACGGCGCTCGTCCCGGCGGGCGCGTCGCCCTGCCTCGGGGCGCATACGGAGAAGGTGCTGACGCGGGTGCTCGGCCTCACGCGCGAGGAGGTCGCACGGCTCGGCGACGCGGGCGTCTGCCGCTAG
- a CDS encoding type II toxin-antitoxin system PemK/MazF family toxin — translation MVLQRVGRRAGRGVRSVVKPGEVALVRFPFTDITTTKKRPALVLARTTRSPRNRLVTLAMITSQVEALRLEGDVLLANWKAAGLLHPSLLRLAKVATVDEQLIDKTIGRFSARDLEAAREAFRRVFAAWVR, via the coding sequence ATCGTCCTTCAACGAGTGGGACGACGCGCGGGACGCGGAGTACGATCGGTTGTGAAGCCAGGCGAGGTTGCTCTCGTCCGGTTCCCGTTCACCGACATTACCACCACTAAGAAGCGCCCAGCCCTCGTTCTTGCGCGGACGACCCGATCACCGCGGAATCGCTTGGTCACCCTGGCGATGATCACCAGCCAGGTCGAGGCGCTGAGGCTCGAGGGCGACGTCCTTCTCGCGAACTGGAAGGCCGCAGGTCTGCTTCACCCGAGTCTGCTTCGCCTCGCCAAGGTCGCCACCGTCGACGAGCAGTTGATCGACAAGACGATCGGACGGTTCTCGGCGCGCGACCTCGAAGCTGCGCGGGAGGCCTTTCGCCGGGTGTTCGCGGCCTGGGTGCGATGA